The Akkermansia sp. N21116 genome includes a region encoding these proteins:
- a CDS encoding alpha/beta hydrolase codes for MNMKSIIARGSQTIGSTVLGALVLSSGIACPADKPEDADNFYKSPKVSPQKVAFNNQYEMKVAGNLFLPDRMDGSAKYPAIIVGHPMGAVKEQSANLYAAKMAERGFVTLALDLPFWGESGGKPRNAVSPDMYAEAFSAAADFLGTRPFVDRNRIGVIGICGSGSFAVSAAKIDPRLRAVATVSMYDMGAANRNGLGKSQTLEQRKKILSDAAEQRYVEFTGGETKYTGGTVHEIHENSSPVEREFYDFYRTPRGAFTPEGQSPGLTTHPTLTSNVKFMNFYPFEDIETISPRALLFIAGEEAHSREFSEDAYKRAAEPKELYRVPKAGHVDLYDRVNLIPFDKLTEFFTEKLK; via the coding sequence ATGAACATGAAATCCATCATCGCCCGGGGTTCCCAAACCATCGGTTCGACAGTGCTGGGGGCTCTCGTCCTGTCAAGCGGCATAGCCTGCCCGGCGGACAAGCCGGAAGACGCGGACAATTTCTACAAGAGTCCCAAAGTCTCCCCGCAGAAAGTGGCGTTCAACAACCAGTATGAAATGAAGGTTGCGGGCAACCTTTTCCTGCCCGACCGGATGGACGGGAGTGCCAAATACCCCGCGATCATCGTCGGCCACCCCATGGGGGCGGTCAAGGAACAGAGCGCGAATCTGTACGCCGCGAAAATGGCCGAGCGCGGATTCGTAACGCTGGCGCTTGATCTCCCTTTCTGGGGCGAAAGCGGCGGGAAACCGCGGAATGCCGTATCTCCGGATATGTATGCCGAAGCATTCAGCGCTGCTGCGGATTTCCTGGGCACCCGCCCGTTTGTCGACCGGAACCGGATCGGCGTCATCGGAATATGCGGAAGCGGAAGCTTCGCCGTCAGTGCCGCCAAAATTGATCCGAGATTGAGAGCCGTTGCCACGGTCAGCATGTATGATATGGGGGCGGCCAACCGCAACGGCCTCGGAAAATCCCAGACGCTTGAACAAAGGAAGAAAATCCTTTCCGACGCAGCGGAACAACGCTACGTCGAGTTCACGGGAGGCGAGACGAAGTACACCGGTGGAACCGTGCATGAAATCCATGAGAACTCCAGCCCCGTCGAACGCGAATTCTATGATTTCTACCGTACGCCGAGGGGGGCGTTCACGCCGGAAGGCCAGTCGCCCGGGCTGACAACCCATCCGACGCTGACCAGCAACGTGAAGTTCATGAATTTCTATCCATTCGAGGATATTGAGACGATTTCTCCGCGTGCCCTGCTTTTCATCGCGGGAGAAGAAGCGCATTCCAGGGAGTTCAGCGAAGATGCCTACAAGCGTGCCGCCGAACCCAAGGAACTTTACCGGGTTCCCAAGGCAGGGCATGTCGACCTCTATGACCGGGTGAATCTGATTCCGTTCGACAAATTGACGGAATTCTTCACGGAAAAGCTGAAATAA
- a CDS encoding EamA family transporter, whose protein sequence is MTEDLTARKPEWLAIMIGYFLIYVVWGSTYYFIGVALEGFPPFLLGGLRFTTAGILLLSYSRIRGENVFKGGLIRKSAISGIILLFIDMSVIMLAQKYLSSSLVAIIASSTVIWIMALDIPMWKTNFKIPAVSLGIVTGFLGVVLLFIEQLFYTEENIHAEYGVALLVLGCISWALGTLYAKYKSSSEEKVNEFAGAAWQMLLAGGMFWLCSFAICEGNTVRWEAISSSAWLSLVYLILFGSVLAYTSYIWLLKVRPAMEVGTHAYVNPLVAVVLGTLLGAETISWIQMTGLCIVLLSIFLIRRPSARKSGKAIP, encoded by the coding sequence ATGACGGAAGATCTCACAGCAAGAAAGCCTGAATGGCTGGCGATCATGATTGGGTATTTTCTGATCTATGTCGTTTGGGGATCTACCTATTATTTCATAGGTGTCGCCCTCGAAGGATTTCCTCCGTTTTTACTGGGAGGCTTGCGGTTTACTACGGCGGGGATTCTGTTGCTGTCATATAGCCGCATCCGGGGAGAGAATGTGTTTAAGGGCGGATTGATCCGGAAATCGGCAATCAGCGGAATTATCCTGCTCTTTATCGATATGTCCGTGATTATGCTGGCACAGAAATACCTGAGCAGCAGCCTCGTGGCTATCATTGCATCTTCTACCGTTATTTGGATCATGGCCCTGGATATACCCATGTGGAAAACAAATTTCAAAATTCCTGCTGTTTCTCTCGGTATCGTCACGGGATTTCTGGGAGTAGTTCTTCTATTCATCGAACAATTATTCTACACTGAAGAAAACATTCACGCAGAATATGGCGTCGCCCTCCTCGTACTGGGTTGTATCTCATGGGCTCTCGGGACTCTGTATGCAAAATATAAATCGTCCTCGGAAGAAAAGGTCAACGAGTTTGCCGGAGCAGCATGGCAGATGCTCCTTGCAGGAGGAATGTTCTGGTTGTGTTCCTTTGCCATTTGTGAAGGGAATACTGTCCGGTGGGAAGCTATATCCTCCTCGGCATGGCTTTCCCTTGTCTATCTCATTTTGTTTGGTTCCGTACTTGCTTATACGAGTTACATCTGGCTCCTCAAGGTTCGTCCTGCGATGGAAGTAGGCACACACGCCTACGTCAATCCGCTTGTTGCCGTTGTATTGGGTACCTTGCTGGGAGCAGAGACGATAAGTTGGATCCAAATGACAGGACTTTGCATCGTTCTTCTCAGCATCTTCCTGATTCGAAGACCCTCTGCCCGAAAATCGGGAAAAGCTATTCCGTAA
- a CDS encoding DUF3737 family protein has product MNKQHIKDTSYGGERPLFASHNLRLDNVTILPGESALKECSGIEAIHCEFTGKYPFWHNENFLVRDCIFREGARAAIWYSRNLLMLDTLVEAPKMFRDMDGLKLERVQLSNAQETFWHCCHVDLDHVEVDHGDYLFMHGSDIRIDRFRLQGNYSFQYCKNVEIHHAEIQSKDAFWNTENVTIYDSVLDGEYLGWHSRNLRLVNCRISGTQPLCYATNLVMENCAMAEDADLAFECTSLQAEINGLVHSVKNPRSGRIVADGYGKIVLDDHCKAPGNCSIDTRGIQSGHVA; this is encoded by the coding sequence ATGAATAAACAACATATCAAAGATACATCGTACGGCGGAGAACGCCCCTTGTTTGCCTCCCATAACCTGAGGCTGGACAATGTAACGATTCTTCCCGGAGAATCGGCCTTGAAAGAATGTTCCGGCATTGAAGCCATCCATTGTGAGTTTACGGGTAAATATCCCTTCTGGCATAATGAAAATTTCCTTGTGAGAGATTGTATTTTCAGGGAGGGAGCCAGAGCGGCCATCTGGTATTCCAGAAATTTGCTCATGCTGGATACGCTGGTTGAAGCTCCTAAAATGTTCCGGGACATGGACGGCTTGAAGCTGGAGCGAGTCCAGTTGTCCAATGCCCAGGAAACGTTTTGGCATTGTTGCCATGTCGATTTGGACCATGTGGAAGTCGACCATGGAGATTATCTTTTCATGCACGGTTCCGATATACGGATTGACCGGTTTCGGCTGCAAGGGAACTATTCCTTCCAGTATTGCAAGAATGTTGAAATCCATCATGCCGAAATCCAGTCCAAGGATGCCTTTTGGAACACGGAAAACGTAACGATCTACGATTCCGTATTGGATGGGGAATATCTGGGTTGGCATTCCAGAAACTTGCGCCTTGTCAATTGCAGGATATCGGGGACCCAGCCTCTGTGTTATGCTACGAATCTGGTCATGGAAAACTGCGCCATGGCGGAAGATGCCGACCTGGCTTTTGAATGTACCAGCCTCCAGGCTGAAATTAATGGATTGGTCCACAGCGTCAAAAATCCGCGCAGCGGCCGCATTGTAGCCGACGGCTATGGGAAAATTGTTCTGGACGACCATTGCAAGGCTCCTGGCAATTGCTCCATAGATACGCGCGGCATACAGTCTGGGCACGTGGCATGA
- a CDS encoding MFS transporter, whose product MKQGNNQNKGGPSRLLVFILAVGVFGIINTEMGVVGILPRIAKTFHVSVPFAGWTVSLFALIVALSAPVMPVLFSRINRKAVMLLSLGIFTLSNLVSAFTDSFTIILIARAIPAFLHPVYVSMAFTVSAESVSRPEAPKAVAKIFIGVSAGMVLGVPVTSFIAGAASFSSAMLFFAAVNVLVLTATVLFVPSLPVREGFSYGAQLGVLKKKMIWQSILAVTMINAAMFGFFSYMSDYLGVVTGVSYEVISVVLLVYGLANIIGNILAGRLLTMNAARCAASIPFILLASYTLLFVLGNMPGPAAAIVFVLGILAGIASNSMQYMIMDAAHEAPDFANGLFLTSANLGTTIGTSVCGLFISFFNTRYALLGSLLFLAAGIVFIFLRNRSVITFTS is encoded by the coding sequence ATGAAACAGGGGAATAATCAAAACAAAGGCGGACCAAGCCGCCTGCTGGTCTTTATCCTTGCGGTCGGAGTCTTCGGAATCATCAACACGGAAATGGGTGTCGTGGGGATTCTGCCCCGGATAGCAAAGACATTTCACGTAAGCGTTCCGTTCGCCGGCTGGACTGTCAGTCTGTTCGCACTGATCGTGGCCTTGTCCGCCCCTGTTATGCCGGTGCTGTTTTCCCGGATCAACCGTAAAGCGGTCATGCTGCTTTCATTGGGGATTTTTACCCTCAGCAATCTTGTCTCGGCGTTTACCGACAGTTTTACGATCATATTGATTGCGCGGGCTATCCCGGCTTTCCTCCACCCCGTCTATGTCTCCATGGCTTTTACGGTGTCGGCTGAGTCTGTGTCCAGACCGGAAGCACCGAAAGCAGTCGCCAAAATATTCATCGGCGTATCTGCCGGAATGGTTCTCGGCGTGCCGGTTACCAGTTTCATTGCGGGTGCTGCCTCTTTTTCCTCAGCCATGTTGTTTTTTGCCGCCGTGAATGTCCTCGTGTTGACGGCAACCGTTCTGTTCGTGCCATCATTGCCCGTTCGGGAAGGCTTTTCCTACGGAGCCCAGCTTGGCGTTCTGAAAAAGAAGATGATATGGCAGTCCATCTTGGCCGTTACAATGATCAACGCTGCCATGTTCGGTTTTTTCAGTTACATGTCGGATTATCTGGGAGTTGTCACGGGAGTATCCTATGAGGTGATCAGCGTTGTCCTGCTGGTTTATGGACTGGCGAACATCATCGGTAATATTTTGGCGGGAAGGCTGCTCACGATGAATGCCGCAAGGTGCGCGGCCTCCATCCCCTTTATTCTGCTGGCGTCTTATACGTTGCTGTTCGTACTGGGTAACATGCCTGGTCCGGCGGCGGCTATTGTCTTTGTGCTGGGGATTCTGGCAGGTATTGCAAGCAATAGCATGCAGTACATGATCATGGATGCCGCACATGAGGCTCCAGACTTTGCCAACGGCTTGTTCCTGACCTCCGCCAATCTCGGAACGACGATAGGAACATCTGTTTGCGGGCTCTTCATCTCTTTTTTCAATACGCGTTATGCCCTGCTTGGCTCATTG